A window from Thiosulfatimonas sediminis encodes these proteins:
- a CDS encoding GMC family oxidoreductase → MAVQNPDFDVCVIGSGAGGGPVALRLAQAGFDVLVLEKGPWLKEEHFKKDEMACCRHSIFTPNLKDEQHVLEQLYADKWLGEATSESGWSFWNGNMVGGSSNLMSGYFYRLKPQDFRLKSEFGEIAGANVVDWPISYAELEPYYTMVEEEVGVSGEVQAHKFSEPRSTEQFYQAPTAEHPIVNRIDNACKELGYQALKTPRAILSKPDNGRRSCEYSGFCGSYGCASGAKGSSRAALLDRAVATGKCQIWADSQVSKLISDGSGKVVAAEYFDLEDQQKQVTAKIFVVACQAVESSRLLLNSVGEKHPQGLANNHGQVGKNLLFSAGGAGSGDLPYEMMSAESARLLQTRGPFVNRNLQDWYFIDDLEFADKPAKGGTIDFLLRHPNVLSKAKSQKWDENGKLIWGEQLQQKIKSAISAQQTLNFEVFNDWLPTDNCFVSLDKTVKDRWQQPVAKIRLGYHEHDLKVGRYLSAKAESVLQQMGAKNISWSVSGSPPSNLMAGGCRFGEQIETSVLDKDCRAHDCENLYVTDGSFMPTGGSVTYTWTIYANAFRVADKIIAAL, encoded by the coding sequence ATGGCGGTACAAAATCCTGATTTTGATGTTTGTGTGATTGGCAGTGGTGCCGGCGGTGGACCGGTCGCTTTACGTTTGGCTCAGGCCGGTTTCGATGTTTTGGTTTTGGAAAAAGGCCCTTGGCTCAAAGAAGAACACTTTAAAAAAGATGAGATGGCGTGTTGTCGGCACTCTATTTTTACCCCGAATTTAAAAGACGAGCAGCACGTTTTGGAGCAACTTTATGCGGACAAATGGCTTGGAGAAGCCACTTCCGAATCGGGTTGGAGTTTTTGGAATGGCAATATGGTCGGCGGCTCCTCGAATCTGATGAGCGGTTATTTTTATCGGCTTAAGCCGCAAGATTTTCGTTTGAAATCTGAGTTTGGAGAGATTGCCGGTGCAAATGTGGTCGATTGGCCAATCAGCTATGCCGAATTAGAGCCTTACTACACCATGGTCGAGGAAGAAGTCGGTGTTTCCGGTGAAGTGCAAGCGCATAAATTTTCTGAACCGCGTTCTACTGAGCAATTTTATCAAGCGCCCACTGCCGAACATCCGATTGTCAATCGTATTGATAATGCTTGCAAAGAACTCGGTTATCAGGCTTTGAAAACCCCGCGTGCGATTCTTTCCAAACCGGATAACGGACGACGTAGCTGCGAGTATTCCGGTTTTTGCGGTAGTTATGGTTGTGCGTCCGGTGCGAAAGGCAGTTCACGTGCGGCTTTACTCGATAGGGCTGTGGCGACCGGAAAATGCCAAATTTGGGCCGATAGCCAAGTCAGTAAACTGATTTCAGATGGCAGCGGCAAGGTGGTCGCGGCAGAGTATTTCGATCTTGAAGACCAACAGAAACAGGTGACTGCGAAAATCTTTGTGGTTGCCTGTCAGGCGGTGGAAAGTAGTCGTTTATTATTGAATTCGGTTGGTGAAAAACACCCTCAAGGTTTGGCGAACAATCATGGGCAGGTCGGTAAGAATTTACTGTTCTCCGCGGGCGGAGCAGGCAGTGGCGATCTGCCTTACGAAATGATGAGTGCGGAAAGCGCGCGCTTATTACAAACCCGTGGCCCATTTGTTAATCGTAATTTGCAGGACTGGTATTTTATTGATGATTTGGAGTTTGCCGATAAACCTGCAAAAGGCGGCACCATTGATTTTTTGTTACGCCACCCGAATGTTCTTTCGAAAGCCAAGTCTCAAAAATGGGATGAAAATGGAAAATTAATTTGGGGCGAGCAACTTCAGCAAAAAATTAAATCGGCGATTAGTGCGCAGCAAACCCTGAATTTTGAGGTGTTTAATGATTGGTTGCCGACCGATAATTGTTTTGTTAGTTTGGATAAAACGGTTAAAGACCGCTGGCAACAACCCGTTGCAAAAATTCGTCTCGGTTACCATGAGCATGATTTAAAAGTAGGCCGTTATTTAAGCGCAAAGGCGGAAAGTGTTTTACAGCAGATGGGAGCGAAAAATATTTCTTGGTCAGTCAGTGGTTCTCCGCCATCAAATTTAATGGCTGGCGGCTGCCGTTTTGGCGAGCAGATTGAAACTTCGGTGTTAGATAAAGATTGCCGCGCGCATGATTGCGAAAATTTGTATGTCACCGACGGTAGCTTTATGCCGACCGGCGGCAGTGTTACCTATACATGGACGATTTATGCCAATGCATTCCGTGTCGCCGATAAAATTATTGCTGCTCTATAG
- a CDS encoding ABC transporter substrate-binding protein — protein MMLSTLSALLNGWDFYPMRRFLNIFLSLALLFLPVQIVVAQNDLQVMPDSQPVTLQLRWTPQFQFIGYYAALWQGYYQEAGLDVTIVPGSPTRQPHREVLAGRVNYGVGNSEVLLNYLQNKPLIAMAVVMQHSPSVFLTRKDSGIRTPQDLVGKRVMILGGVNDLEFFALLAHEGVNPKAITIMPSSYRIDDLLEGKVDVFNAYLSNEPFYLLEKGVEPFVINPVDYGVDMYSDILFTSEKEIQEHPKRAKAFLDASLKGWAYALAHQDEMIERLLQMKDIDKTRVQLENEANVLQKLIQASNVPLGNINPGRFERMSLHLQELGFVQAPRSVDEFIYDPNPKIAKSTFLKAMTLTIAGLVFVIVLAVWFWQTNRRLYQEIRLRQETQHSLEASRCHFQSIVENLQEVYYRTDMQGNILYISPSVEKVLQLTADQVIDTNIQKYYAVGYHRADFLEALNANNGEIKDYELRLVDADNSEIWVATNSQFYYEKGQIVGVEGTFREITQQKNQEALMKTMALEDPLTGVYNRRSLIQHLNSAISNNKLQNGFGAVLFMDIDNFKPVNDTHGHGVGDELLKLISHRLHQSVRKEDLLFRIGGDEFVILLTWLDTSDRSLAELRAAKVAETLLNHLRTPYLVEYVTVKISCSVGIKMFPDALCDADEIIEQADQAMYNAKKHGKDRYYLN, from the coding sequence ATGATGTTAAGCACTTTATCAGCATTATTAAATGGTTGGGATTTTTATCCGATGCGCCGATTCCTAAATATCTTTCTTTCGTTGGCATTGCTGTTTTTGCCCGTTCAAATTGTGGTCGCGCAAAACGACTTGCAAGTGATGCCCGATTCGCAACCTGTCACACTTCAGTTGAGATGGACGCCGCAGTTTCAATTTATAGGCTATTACGCCGCTCTGTGGCAAGGCTATTATCAAGAAGCAGGGCTGGATGTCACCATTGTTCCGGGTTCTCCGACCCGCCAACCGCACCGTGAAGTTTTGGCTGGCCGGGTGAACTATGGCGTCGGCAACAGCGAAGTGTTATTAAATTATCTGCAAAACAAACCATTAATTGCGATGGCTGTGGTTATGCAACATTCCCCATCGGTATTCTTGACTCGCAAAGACAGCGGCATACGTACACCACAAGATTTGGTCGGTAAACGCGTTATGATTTTGGGTGGCGTCAACGACTTAGAGTTCTTTGCGTTGCTCGCCCATGAAGGTGTCAATCCCAAAGCGATTACTATCATGCCAAGTAGCTATCGTATTGATGATTTGCTTGAAGGCAAAGTGGATGTATTTAACGCTTATTTGAGTAATGAACCGTTTTATCTGCTTGAAAAAGGGGTTGAGCCTTTTGTGATTAATCCTGTCGATTACGGCGTGGATATGTACAGCGACATTCTGTTTACGAGTGAGAAAGAAATACAAGAGCATCCAAAGCGAGCCAAGGCATTTCTTGATGCCTCATTAAAAGGATGGGCTTATGCACTAGCTCACCAGGACGAGATGATTGAGCGTCTTTTACAGATGAAAGATATCGATAAAACGCGAGTTCAGTTAGAAAATGAAGCGAATGTACTGCAAAAACTGATTCAGGCAAGTAATGTGCCGCTTGGTAATATTAATCCTGGACGTTTTGAACGCATGTCTTTGCATTTGCAAGAGCTGGGTTTTGTGCAAGCGCCGCGCTCGGTTGATGAATTTATTTATGATCCTAATCCAAAAATAGCCAAGTCCACTTTTTTAAAAGCAATGACGTTAACCATTGCTGGACTTGTATTTGTGATTGTCTTGGCTGTTTGGTTTTGGCAAACGAATCGTCGACTGTATCAAGAGATTCGTTTGCGTCAAGAAACGCAACACTCTTTAGAAGCTTCTCGCTGTCATTTTCAAAGTATTGTTGAGAATTTACAAGAAGTCTATTACCGAACAGATATGCAAGGAAACATTCTCTATATCTCGCCATCGGTGGAAAAAGTTTTGCAACTCACGGCCGATCAGGTCATCGATACAAATATTCAAAAATATTATGCAGTTGGTTACCATCGTGCTGATTTTCTGGAAGCTTTAAATGCGAACAACGGTGAAATTAAAGACTATGAATTACGCCTTGTTGATGCTGATAATTCCGAAATTTGGGTGGCTACGAATAGTCAATTTTATTACGAAAAAGGCCAAATTGTTGGGGTGGAAGGAACGTTTCGCGAGATAACTCAGCAGAAAAATCAAGAAGCTTTGATGAAAACAATGGCGTTAGAAGACCCATTAACAGGAGTTTATAACCGCCGCAGTTTGATTCAGCATCTCAATTCAGCGATTAGTAATAACAAACTGCAGAACGGTTTTGGCGCGGTATTGTTTATGGATATCGATAACTTTAAACCAGTCAACGACACACATGGTCACGGCGTTGGCGATGAATTGCTCAAATTAATTTCGCATCGTTTACACCAATCGGTACGTAAAGAAGATTTGCTGTTCCGCATTGGTGGTGATGAGTTTGTTATTTTACTGACCTGGTTAGATACTTCCGATCGTAGTTTGGCGGAGTTGCGTGCGGCCAAAGTTGCTGAAACCTTACTAAACCATCTGAGAACGCCTTATCTGGTTGAATACGTTACGGTAAAAATCTCCTGCAGTGTCGGTATTAAAATGTTTCCAGATGCCTTATGTGATGCAGATGAAATTATCGAGCAGGCTGACCAAGCAATGTATAACGCCAAAAAACATGGCAAAGACCGTTATTACTTGAACTAA
- a CDS encoding gluconate 2-dehydrogenase subunit 3 family protein has product MEISPFAQARETALSDQHVGTLAISRRGFLALLATLPISGYAVQSQATQRIGLEEPWLSVDAVQKQLFADSVNWVSAEQLNALEYLQQKMQRPLANQEDYVFLQKGVGWLNDFARSQHNAVFVELPASHKAMLLQRIAQSQAGENWLAMLVDNLIEALLSDPVYGGNPNGIGWKAMGQTPGYPLPQAPERYFELGYQRRQRDYQQRITQTTKG; this is encoded by the coding sequence ATGGAAATTTCCCCTTTTGCACAGGCTCGAGAAACCGCTCTCAGCGATCAGCATGTGGGAACCTTGGCGATAAGTCGCCGCGGTTTTTTAGCGTTGTTGGCGACCTTACCAATAAGTGGTTACGCGGTGCAAAGCCAAGCAACTCAGCGCATCGGTTTAGAAGAGCCTTGGTTAAGTGTTGATGCGGTACAAAAGCAATTGTTTGCTGATTCTGTCAATTGGGTGAGTGCTGAACAACTGAATGCCTTAGAGTATTTGCAACAGAAAATGCAGCGTCCTTTGGCGAATCAAGAAGATTATGTATTTTTGCAAAAAGGCGTTGGTTGGTTGAATGATTTTGCACGCAGTCAGCATAATGCGGTTTTTGTCGAATTGCCCGCCAGCCACAAAGCCATGTTATTGCAGCGCATTGCGCAAAGCCAAGCAGGTGAAAATTGGTTGGCGATGTTGGTGGATAATCTGATTGAGGCATTATTAAGCGATCCGGTGTACGGTGGAAATCCGAACGGTATCGGTTGGAAAGCAATGGGGCAGACGCCCGGTTATCCATTACCGCAAGCGCCAGAACGTTACTTCGAACTCGGCTACCAGCGCCGTCAACGTGATTATCAACAACGCATAACACAAACCACGAAGGGGTAG
- a CDS encoding ArnT family glycosyltransferase codes for MRNLSTENGILSYGMIALTLFFAFYANLWGVPLFDLDEGAFSEATREMLASGNFAATYLDGVPRFDKPIFSYWMQALSVSTFGINEFAFRLPSAVAATLWVLATYQFAKQQWNPTTGIYAALFMATTLWVAGIGRAAIADAWLNLFIALTLFDMWRYRQNPNQTLLLRVYFWMALGLLTKGPVAIAIPFLSSAIFFIWGGQWRLWLSAIFNPLGWLVLALTVSPWLYLVYQDQGIDFFKGFILDHNLQRFSDTREGHGGNYFYYFLVLPLIIMPFSGLLFSAIRHAKSLLKDDLNRYLLIWFAVVFALVSYSQTQLPHYVMYGVTGLILVFAANREKLAVARWHLWLAFAFLILLAALPWIIAIAVENTHRAYEKALLAQYQTVFSWDYYVAAGALLIVAVGVILQKNWPVANRLIVIGLAQTIFVFHFVIEVAADLQQQPVKNAAAYATQHSDKKVVTFGIKMPSFSVYRQKITPRDRPQAGNLVFTRIDQLEHLQQTYPQFNSQVVFQEGGILLVEMQVH; via the coding sequence ATGAGAAATCTATCAACCGAAAATGGGATTCTCTCTTACGGGATGATTGCCCTTACCCTGTTTTTCGCTTTTTACGCCAATCTTTGGGGCGTGCCGCTGTTTGATTTAGACGAAGGCGCTTTCTCGGAAGCCACGCGCGAAATGCTCGCAAGCGGTAACTTTGCCGCTACTTATCTGGATGGCGTGCCACGTTTCGACAAACCAATTTTTAGCTACTGGATGCAAGCCTTATCGGTCAGCACTTTTGGGATTAATGAATTTGCTTTCCGTTTGCCATCGGCAGTCGCTGCTACGCTATGGGTATTGGCAACATATCAGTTCGCTAAACAACAATGGAACCCAACTACCGGCATCTACGCCGCCCTATTTATGGCAACCACGCTTTGGGTGGCTGGCATCGGCCGCGCAGCCATTGCCGATGCTTGGCTAAACTTATTTATCGCTCTGACCTTATTCGATATGTGGCGCTATCGGCAAAATCCAAACCAAACTTTATTGCTCCGTGTCTATTTTTGGATGGCGCTCGGACTTCTAACTAAAGGGCCGGTGGCAATTGCCATTCCATTCTTAAGCAGCGCCATCTTCTTTATCTGGGGCGGCCAATGGCGATTGTGGTTAAGCGCAATTTTTAATCCACTCGGTTGGCTCGTACTGGCACTGACCGTTTCACCTTGGCTGTATTTGGTATATCAGGACCAAGGAATCGACTTCTTCAAAGGCTTTATACTAGATCATAACCTGCAGCGATTCAGTGATACGCGCGAAGGACATGGCGGCAATTATTTTTACTATTTTCTTGTGTTACCGCTGATTATTATGCCCTTTAGCGGTCTTCTTTTTTCCGCGATTCGACACGCTAAAAGCCTACTCAAAGATGACCTGAACCGCTATCTGCTTATCTGGTTTGCCGTTGTCTTTGCGCTGGTTTCCTACTCGCAAACCCAGCTACCGCATTATGTCATGTATGGCGTTACTGGGTTAATCCTCGTGTTTGCCGCTAACCGTGAAAAACTGGCGGTGGCAAGATGGCACTTATGGTTAGCTTTTGCCTTTTTAATCCTTTTAGCGGCACTGCCTTGGATTATCGCGATTGCAGTAGAAAATACCCACCGCGCTTACGAAAAAGCGCTTTTAGCACAATACCAAACTGTTTTTAGTTGGGATTACTATGTCGCCGCCGGCGCATTGTTGATTGTTGCTGTAGGTGTTATTTTGCAAAAAAATTGGCCGGTCGCTAATCGCCTAATTGTGATCGGCCTAGCACAAACAATTTTTGTTTTCCATTTTGTGATTGAAGTTGCTGCGGATTTGCAGCAGCAACCAGTCAAAAATGCGGCTGCTTACGCCACCCAACACAGTGATAAAAAAGTGGTGACGTTCGGCATTAAAATGCCAAGTTTCAGCGTCTATCGCCAGAAAATCACTCCGCGCGATAGGCCGCAAGCGGGTAACTTAGTGTTTACCCGAATTGATCAACTAGAACACTTACAACAAACTTATCCGCAATTTAACAGCCAAGTTGTCTTTCAAGAAGGTGGTATTTTGCTGGTAGAAATGCAAGTGCATTAA
- a CDS encoding ArnT family glycosyltransferase, giving the protein MSKQNSIVCKASERIAPHPLFWVLIVLLALRLLQLINGDLALFYDEAYYHFWAQNPDWGYYSKPPMVAWIIIATTQFFGHTPEWAVKIGAALLYFATALVIYDLGRRLFDNCTGWYAALIFYSSPLVSFNSLFITTDAPLLLFWAITLWLAFIALQSQKLGWWILLGIAGGFGLLSKYTMGALAVAILLFLLSSKTHRQQLWQPGIWIAASTAALVFLPNILWNYQHDFISLQHTSEISHLDRGLFNPDKLLEFIAGQFFVFGPIAFWLFLRVLMKKPESANHRLLMFAAFAILGVISLQALLARAHVNWAAATYVSGSLLVAYVVVHHGLKHVFKWLLGINILLMTLFYFYQPILSAVGVEASKKNDPYHRVTGWREVTEKLTTLVPQPEKFVWVSESRKLLSYAHYYLSDFETTNGLEVRSFNPDEHISDQYELLWNLANSTKNAFIFIAEKPKDLRGCFGSIEDLGKVSHQTYATLERSIYVYRLHDFQGYENCYQRELNPR; this is encoded by the coding sequence ATGTCTAAACAAAATTCAATCGTGTGCAAGGCCTCTGAGAGGATTGCACCGCATCCACTTTTCTGGGTGCTGATTGTGCTACTTGCGTTGCGCTTACTGCAACTTATTAATGGCGATTTAGCGCTTTTTTACGATGAAGCCTACTACCATTTTTGGGCACAAAATCCTGACTGGGGTTACTATTCTAAACCTCCGATGGTCGCTTGGATCATTATCGCCACCACTCAATTTTTTGGCCATACCCCTGAATGGGCCGTTAAAATCGGCGCCGCTTTGCTGTACTTTGCCACCGCCTTGGTGATTTACGATTTAGGTCGCCGTTTGTTTGATAACTGCACAGGCTGGTATGCCGCTCTGATTTTTTATAGCTCACCTTTAGTCAGTTTTAATAGCCTGTTTATCACCACTGACGCACCATTACTACTCTTTTGGGCAATCACTCTTTGGCTTGCGTTCATAGCGCTGCAAAGCCAAAAATTAGGCTGGTGGATTCTGCTTGGTATCGCTGGCGGTTTCGGGCTTTTATCGAAATACACAATGGGCGCATTAGCAGTCGCAATCTTGCTGTTTTTACTGTCCTCTAAAACCCATCGTCAGCAACTTTGGCAACCCGGTATTTGGATTGCCGCCAGCACCGCAGCACTGGTCTTTTTACCCAATATTCTGTGGAATTATCAGCATGATTTTATTAGCCTGCAACATACATCGGAAATATCCCATCTCGATCGCGGCTTATTCAATCCCGATAAACTACTGGAATTTATCGCCGGACAATTTTTCGTTTTCGGGCCAATCGCTTTTTGGCTATTCCTGCGCGTTTTAATGAAAAAACCAGAAAGCGCAAACCATCGTTTGTTGATGTTTGCCGCCTTCGCCATTTTAGGGGTCATCAGTTTGCAAGCACTCTTAGCTCGTGCACACGTCAACTGGGCTGCCGCAACTTATGTCAGCGGCAGTCTATTGGTTGCCTATGTTGTCGTGCACCACGGCCTTAAACATGTATTTAAATGGTTGCTTGGCATAAACATTCTCTTGATGACACTCTTTTACTTTTATCAACCAATACTGAGTGCCGTAGGCGTTGAAGCCAGCAAAAAAAACGATCCTTATCATCGAGTAACGGGTTGGCGGGAAGTGACTGAAAAACTGACCACTCTCGTACCGCAACCGGAAAAATTTGTCTGGGTGAGTGAGTCGCGTAAATTACTCTCTTATGCTCACTACTACCTTAGTGACTTCGAGACCACCAACGGCTTAGAGGTGCGCAGTTTTAATCCAGACGAACATATCAGTGATCAATATGAGCTTTTGTGGAATTTGGCTAATTCAACCAAAAACGCGTTTATTTTCATTGCTGAAAAGCCAAAAGATTTACGTGGCTGTTTTGGCTCGATTGAAGATTTAGGAAAAGTTTCACATCAAACCTATGCGACGCTTGAGAGAAGCATATATGTCTATCGACTGCATGATTTTCAAGGGTATGAAAACTGTTATCAGCGCGAATTAAATCCACGCTAG